From a region of the Candidatus Woesearchaeota archaeon genome:
- a CDS encoding DUF2240 family protein yields MKIPYDKIISKIKEQTQISEEELNSKIKEKMDQLSGLISKEGAAHIIANELKIKLFEEGRVKIKDLVAGMRSAETVGKITNIFELREFQRKDGSTGKVASFIIADETGRARIVLWNDRADIIKDLATDNIVYIKNGLTKENNSSIELHMNTKSELIVNPENEKIEKVASQERPEPERKAISSLTENDSNIELLATIVQIFEPRFYEVDPDTGKRIRPTDGKFYNQKGKEISPAYSYVMNAVLDDGSSTIRAAFFRNQLTSLLKINNEQVLKFKDSPGDFEDIKQQLLGKIIKIVGRASKNDMFDRIEFIPQLVFPDPNPDEELSKLKKEAKVIE; encoded by the coding sequence ATGAAAATTCCATATGATAAGATAATCTCCAAAATAAAAGAACAAACACAAATTTCTGAAGAAGAACTCAACTCCAAAATAAAGGAAAAAATGGACCAGCTTTCGGGCCTTATTTCCAAGGAAGGGGCAGCACACATAATAGCAAATGAATTGAAAATAAAGCTTTTTGAGGAGGGCAGGGTAAAGATAAAAGACCTAGTTGCGGGAATGCGCTCTGCAGAGACTGTAGGCAAAATAACCAATATATTTGAGCTAAGGGAATTCCAGAGAAAAGACGGCTCTACGGGAAAAGTAGCATCCTTTATTATCGCTGACGAAACAGGCAGGGCAAGGATTGTCCTTTGGAATGACCGGGCGGATATAATAAAAGACCTGGCAACTGACAATATAGTCTATATAAAAAATGGGCTCACAAAAGAGAACAACAGCAGCATTGAGCTCCATATGAACACTAAATCCGAACTGATAGTAAACCCAGAAAATGAAAAAATAGAAAAAGTGGCTTCGCAGGAAAGGCCAGAGCCTGAAAGAAAAGCTATATCTTCACTGACTGAAAATGATTCGAATATAGAGCTATTGGCGACAATTGTCCAGATATTCGAGCCCAGATTTTATGAAGTAGACCCTGATACGGGAAAAAGAATAAGGCCAACAGACGGGAAATTCTACAATCAAAAAGGGAAAGAGATTTCTCCTGCTTATTCTTATGTGATGAATGCGGTGCTGGATGATGGCTCTTCCACAATAAGGGCGGCATTTTTCAGAAATCAGCTCACAAGCCTCCTGAAAATAAACAATGAGCAGGTGCTGAAATTCAAGGACAGCCCGGGAGATTTTGAAGATATAAAACAGCAGCTCTTAGGAAAAATCATAAAGATAGTGGGCAGGGCATCAAAGAATGATATGTTTGACAGGATTGAATTCATACCACAGCTGGTTTTTCCTGACCCTAACCCGGATGAAGAATTATCCAAGCTTAAAAAAGAAGCCAAAGTAATAGAATAA